A single genomic interval of Streptomyces sp. NBC_00663 harbors:
- a CDS encoding ABC transporter permease encodes MAPSSATGPTPAAAPRTSAAAPGTSVVAPWIRTRLRTAPGAALALALLVALTACLAAALPRALDRYADAGLHRAVEQAGADRTSIQLYAQPEYGIISEQDLRPATLGAQYEKILATVEKPLVADRRQSTYGVRTSTNMEVPDPWIPRPTGTPAQVALVAQQGLAGHVRSVEGRLPRGPAAPADAMTPEVEAAVSAATAKSLHIKVGSVIHVPGESRAPLAVRVTGIVTPREPSGAFWSAQPLLHEPALIRMPGPSSDADKYWLGALLLAPESAPAILGTPGNPWRYWQLAPAMKSLHAYDVDRLKTAVASLESGPALQQARTITGGLTDTDTDLSEVLTAYSRLREGVSPLVAVAAVGAGTVAAVVLLMSGGLAADRRRTELALLRARGASLRGLAGRLLAETATVAVPAGALGLTAAVLALPEGRAKYAVVAAAIVTAAACAALPLRAAVAHRAVRVHTGREDVATLRPTRRRTVAELTLLVLALAAVETLRRRGSSGDELAYVAPALTGVIAALVLVRLYPFPLRGLARPVGRLRGAVAHLSLARAGRTSASAVLPLLALLTALTTAAFGGSVLTGVSAARDEAALLAVGADARVDADGPLPSALPDRLRRETGVDSLTEVSIAYQAKPTDGRVSVPLVGVEPDGYAELAKRTSLGPYAEGELTRARDTDVLPALASPSVAKAYGTRPFPVLLEDGTTTITVRITLVRDRTPAVNGTDFLVVDRSGLSGPTARPTALLLTGAGMSGADLRKAVGNAGHVQTRSEERARYVNSPLQSGAEDIYTAAVAAGAGYAVLALLLSLLRAAPERTALLARLRTMGLTRTQGRRLLILESLPQAVLAAAGGILTGWATVHLLSPGIDLTTIALATAPSTGDTAELRTSPLSLALPALAVVLVTVGVAGVQAWWSGRRGSVAELRAGDTR; translated from the coding sequence ATGGCCCCCTCCTCCGCCACCGGCCCGACCCCTGCGGCCGCTCCTCGGACCTCGGCTGCCGCCCCCGGGACCTCGGTGGTCGCCCCCTGGATCCGCACCCGGCTGCGCACCGCCCCCGGCGCGGCCCTCGCCCTCGCCCTGCTGGTGGCGCTGACCGCGTGCCTCGCCGCGGCCCTCCCCCGGGCCCTGGACCGGTACGCGGACGCGGGCCTGCACCGGGCCGTCGAGCAGGCCGGCGCCGACCGCACCTCGATCCAGCTGTACGCCCAGCCCGAGTACGGCATCATCTCCGAGCAGGACCTGCGCCCCGCCACCCTGGGCGCCCAGTACGAGAAGATCCTGGCCACGGTCGAGAAGCCGCTCGTCGCCGACCGCCGGCAGTCGACGTACGGCGTGCGCACCTCCACCAACATGGAGGTGCCCGACCCCTGGATCCCGCGGCCGACCGGGACTCCCGCGCAGGTCGCCCTGGTCGCCCAGCAGGGCCTCGCCGGCCACGTCCGCTCGGTCGAGGGCCGGCTGCCGCGCGGGCCCGCCGCACCGGCCGACGCGATGACACCCGAGGTGGAGGCCGCGGTCAGCGCCGCGACCGCCAAGTCCCTGCACATCAAGGTCGGTTCGGTCATCCACGTACCCGGCGAATCCCGCGCCCCGCTCGCCGTCCGCGTCACCGGCATCGTCACCCCGCGCGAGCCGTCCGGCGCCTTCTGGTCGGCCCAGCCGCTCCTGCACGAGCCCGCCCTGATCCGGATGCCGGGTCCGAGCTCGGACGCCGACAAGTACTGGCTCGGCGCCCTGCTGCTCGCCCCCGAGTCGGCGCCCGCGATCCTGGGCACCCCCGGAAACCCCTGGCGCTACTGGCAGTTGGCGCCCGCCATGAAGTCGCTCCACGCCTATGACGTGGACCGCCTCAAGACCGCCGTCGCCTCCCTGGAGTCCGGCCCGGCCCTCCAGCAGGCCCGCACGATCACCGGCGGCCTCACGGACACGGACACCGACCTGAGCGAGGTCCTGACCGCCTACTCCCGGCTCCGCGAGGGCGTCTCCCCGCTCGTCGCGGTGGCCGCGGTCGGCGCCGGTACGGTCGCCGCGGTCGTCCTCCTGATGTCGGGCGGCCTCGCCGCCGACCGCCGCCGCACCGAGCTCGCCCTGCTGCGCGCCCGCGGCGCGTCCCTGCGTGGCCTGGCCGGACGCCTCCTCGCCGAGACGGCCACGGTCGCCGTCCCGGCCGGCGCCCTCGGTCTGACGGCGGCCGTGCTGGCGCTCCCCGAGGGCCGCGCGAAGTACGCCGTCGTCGCCGCCGCCATCGTCACGGCCGCCGCCTGCGCCGCGCTCCCGCTGCGCGCGGCGGTGGCACACCGGGCCGTCCGGGTGCACACCGGCCGCGAGGACGTGGCGACGCTACGACCCACTCGGCGCCGCACGGTGGCGGAGCTGACGCTGCTCGTGCTGGCCCTGGCGGCGGTGGAGACCCTGCGTCGGCGCGGCTCGTCCGGTGACGAACTGGCCTATGTGGCCCCCGCGTTGACGGGCGTGATCGCGGCCCTGGTGCTGGTCCGGCTCTACCCGTTCCCGCTGCGCGGCCTGGCCCGCCCGGTCGGCCGGCTGCGCGGCGCGGTCGCCCATCTGTCCCTGGCCCGCGCGGGCCGTACCTCGGCCTCGGCGGTCCTGCCCCTGCTCGCCCTGCTCACGGCCCTGACGACGGCGGCCTTCGGCGGCTCGGTCCTCACGGGCGTCTCCGCGGCCCGTGACGAGGCGGCCCTGCTCGCGGTGGGCGCGGACGCCCGCGTCGACGCCGACGGACCACTGCCGTCGGCGTTGCCCGACCGGCTCCGCCGCGAGACGGGCGTCGACTCCCTCACGGAGGTGAGCATCGCCTACCAGGCGAAGCCCACGGACGGCAGAGTGTCGGTGCCGCTGGTGGGCGTGGAGCCGGACGGCTACGCCGAGTTGGCGAAGAGAACGTCCCTGGGCCCTTACGCCGAGGGTGAGTTGACGCGAGCCCGTGACACCGATGTGCTCCCGGCCCTGGCCTCCCCCTCCGTCGCGAAGGCGTACGGCACCCGCCCCTTCCCCGTCCTCCTGGAGGACGGCACGACGACCATCACCGTCCGTATCACCCTCGTACGGGACCGGACCCCGGCGGTGAACGGCACGGACTTCCTGGTGGTGGACAGGTCGGGCCTCAGCGGCCCGACGGCCCGCCCCACAGCGCTGCTGCTGACCGGCGCGGGCATGTCCGGCGCGGACCTGCGCAAGGCGGTGGGCAACGCGGGCCACGTCCAGACGCGGTCCGAGGAACGGGCCCGCTATGTGAACTCCCCGCTCCAGTCGGGCGCCGAGGACATCTACACGGCAGCGGTGGCGGCGGGCGCCGGTTACGCCGTCCTCGCCCTCCTCCTCTCCCTGCTCCGCGCCGCCCCCGAACGCACGGCCCTCCTGGCCCGCCTGCGCACCATGGGCCTCACCCGGACCCAGGGCCGCCGTCTGCTGATCCTGGAGTCCCTGCCGCAGGCGGTGCTGGCGGCGGCCGGCGGCATCCTCACGGGCTGGGCAACGGTCCACCTCCTCTCCCCCGGCATCGACCTGACCACCATCGCCCTGGCGACGGCCCCCTCCACCGGGGACACCGCAGAGCTGCGCACGTCCCCCCTCTCCCTGGCGCTCCCGGCCCTCGCGGTGGTGCTGGTGACGGTGGGGGTGGCGGGAGTGCAGGCGTGGTGGTCGGGGAGACGGGGGTCGGTGGCGGAGCTGCGGGCGGGGGACACGCGATGA
- a CDS encoding single-stranded DNA-binding protein — MNETIVCVVGNVATQPVYRELAAGPSARFRLAVTQRYWDREKSTWTDGHTNFFTVWANRQLATNAAASLNVGDPVVVQGRLKVRSDVREGQNWTSADIDAVAIGHDLARGTAMFRRAQKPDSGAVGATDAPGGAGQAEPDWETPVGDGAVQQEAQPVAVT; from the coding sequence ATGAACGAGACGATCGTGTGCGTGGTGGGGAACGTGGCGACGCAGCCGGTGTACCGGGAGCTGGCGGCCGGGCCGTCGGCGCGGTTCCGGCTGGCGGTGACCCAGCGCTACTGGGACCGGGAGAAGAGCACGTGGACGGACGGGCACACCAACTTCTTCACGGTGTGGGCCAATCGACAGCTGGCCACGAACGCGGCGGCGTCGCTGAACGTGGGCGACCCGGTGGTGGTCCAGGGCAGGCTGAAGGTGCGGTCGGACGTGCGCGAGGGGCAGAACTGGACCTCGGCCGACATCGACGCGGTGGCGATCGGGCACGACCTGGCGCGCGGGACGGCGATGTTCCGACGGGCGCAGAAACCGGACTCGGGGGCGGTGGGGGCGACGGATGCGCCAGGCGGGGCCGGACAGGCCGAGCCGGACTGGGAGACGCCCGTCGGTGACGGTGCCGTCCAACAGGAGGCTCAGCCCGTCGCGGTGACGTGA
- a CDS encoding acyl-CoA thioesterase, whose translation MRHIYHCPLRWADMDAYGHVNNVVFLRYLEEARIDFLFRPEKDFKQGSVVARHEIDYKRQLVHRHTPVDIELWVTEIRAASFTITYEVKDGDLVYVRASTVIVPFDFEAQRPRRITSEEREFLEVYRDDDEEEAVAA comes from the coding sequence TTGCGGCACATCTACCACTGCCCACTGCGCTGGGCGGACATGGACGCGTACGGCCACGTCAACAACGTGGTCTTCCTCCGCTACCTGGAGGAAGCCCGTATCGACTTCCTGTTCCGCCCGGAGAAGGACTTCAAGCAGGGGTCCGTGGTGGCGCGCCATGAGATCGACTACAAGCGGCAGCTCGTCCACCGGCACACGCCCGTGGACATCGAGCTGTGGGTCACGGAGATAAGGGCCGCGTCCTTCACCATCACGTACGAGGTGAAGGACGGCGACCTCGTGTATGTGCGGGCCTCGACGGTCATCGTGCCGTTCGACTTCGAGGCCCAGCGGCCACGCCGGATCACCTCCGAGGAACGTGAGTTCCTGGAGGTGTACCGGGACGACGACGAGGAGGAGGCCGTCGCCGCATGA
- a CDS encoding YfjP family GTPase, translating to MTAVTDQDHTDHTDHAEETVSGEEGGSGGGGGAPVEGGAPDAVEAEEALEVAEPAEVVEAEEEVDVVEAAEADEGAGGQDSSVADPAGRAESAGAWDDGLIARRVNENAGGEPVAVVEARGAGAPVAAPLAYDGSLRSRLDALRELVGLSRTRLDSRTLAEAGRVLDEAAARRRLSGQHTVVAIAGATGSGKSQLFNALAGVTISETGVRRPTTAAPIACSWSDGSASLIERLGIPPRLRRRPLQSAEAEAQLRGLVLVDLPDHDSAAVQHREQVDRVLALVDAVIWVVDPEKYADAMLHERYLRPMAGHAEVMFVVLNQIDRLPGEATEQVLDDLRRLLDEDGIALGEYGEPGATVLALSALTGDGMGELREALGQFVAERGAPARRISADVDAAAWGLRPVYATGRRTGLSEEARDEFAVRLADAVGATAAGEAAERAWLRNANRACGTPWLRLWRWYQDRLEPTTGRFPLRAQAEEEATARQRVEQAVRTVADRASAGLPAPWAQAVREAAVRGSQGLPEALDELAARAGLPPGRPPRPGWWPAAVFAQASMTLLQVVGGLWLVGQIVGFMAPNLGVPVLLMVAGIIGGPLVEWSCRMAARGPARRYGMEAERRLREAAAGCGRARVLDPVASELLRYREVREQYGRVLGVEAGVR from the coding sequence GTGACCGCCGTCACTGACCAGGACCACACCGATCACACCGATCACGCGGAGGAGACCGTTTCCGGGGAGGAGGGCGGGAGCGGAGGCGGGGGAGGTGCGCCGGTGGAGGGCGGTGCTCCGGACGCCGTAGAGGCCGAAGAGGCCCTAGAGGTCGCGGAGCCCGCAGAGGTCGTGGAGGCGGAGGAAGAAGTGGACGTTGTGGAAGCTGCGGAGGCCGACGAAGGTGCGGGGGGCCAGGATTCCTCCGTCGCTGACCCGGCCGGTCGTGCGGAATCCGCCGGGGCCTGGGACGACGGGCTGATCGCGCGGCGGGTGAACGAGAACGCCGGTGGTGAGCCGGTCGCCGTCGTGGAGGCGCGGGGGGCCGGGGCTCCGGTCGCCGCTCCCTTGGCGTACGACGGGTCGCTGCGGTCGCGTCTCGACGCGCTGCGTGAGCTCGTGGGGCTCTCCCGGACCCGGCTCGACAGCCGGACGCTCGCGGAGGCGGGGCGGGTGCTCGACGAGGCGGCCGCGCGGCGCAGGCTGTCCGGGCAGCACACCGTCGTCGCCATCGCGGGCGCGACCGGCAGCGGCAAGTCGCAGCTGTTCAACGCGCTCGCCGGAGTGACGATCTCGGAGACGGGCGTACGACGGCCCACCACCGCCGCGCCCATCGCGTGCAGTTGGAGCGACGGGTCGGCCTCGCTCATCGAGCGGCTCGGCATCCCGCCGCGGCTGCGGCGGCGGCCCCTCCAGAGCGCCGAGGCGGAGGCGCAGTTGCGCGGGCTGGTGCTCGTCGACCTGCCCGACCACGACTCCGCGGCCGTACAGCACCGCGAGCAGGTCGACCGCGTGCTCGCGCTCGTCGACGCCGTCATCTGGGTCGTCGACCCCGAGAAGTACGCGGACGCGATGCTGCACGAGCGCTATCTGCGGCCGATGGCCGGACACGCGGAGGTCATGTTCGTCGTCCTCAACCAGATCGACCGGCTGCCCGGCGAGGCCACCGAGCAGGTCCTCGACGATCTGCGGCGGCTGCTCGACGAGGACGGGATCGCGCTGGGGGAGTACGGCGAGCCGGGGGCGACCGTGCTCGCGCTGTCCGCGCTCACCGGCGACGGCATGGGGGAACTGCGGGAGGCGCTCGGACAGTTCGTGGCCGAGCGCGGGGCGCCGGCCCGGCGGATCTCGGCCGATGTCGACGCCGCCGCGTGGGGGCTGCGGCCGGTGTACGCGACCGGGCGGCGGACCGGGCTGAGCGAGGAGGCGCGGGACGAGTTCGCGGTACGGCTGGCCGACGCGGTCGGCGCCACGGCGGCCGGCGAGGCGGCCGAGCGGGCGTGGCTGCGCAACGCCAACCGTGCGTGCGGGACGCCGTGGCTGCGGCTGTGGCGGTGGTACCAGGACCGGCTCGAACCGACCACCGGGCGGTTCCCGTTGCGGGCCCAGGCCGAGGAGGAGGCCACCGCCCGGCAGCGCGTCGAGCAGGCGGTGCGGACGGTCGCCGACCGGGCCTCGGCGGGGCTGCCGGCGCCGTGGGCGCAGGCGGTACGGGAAGCGGCCGTACGGGGTTCGCAGGGGCTGCCCGAGGCGCTGGACGAGCTGGCGGCACGGGCCGGACTGCCGCCGGGGCGGCCACCGCGGCCGGGGTGGTGGCCGGCGGCCGTGTTCGCGCAGGCGTCCATGACGCTGCTTCAGGTCGTCGGCGGGCTGTGGCTGGTCGGGCAGATCGTCGGCTTCATGGCGCCCAACCTCGGGGTGCCGGTGCTGTTGATGGTGGCCGGGATCATCGGCGGCCCGTTGGTGGAGTGGAGCTGCCGGATGGCGGCGCGGGGGCCTGCGCGGCGGTACGGCATGGAGGCGGAGCGGCGGCTCAGGGAGGCGGCGGCCGGGTGCGGGCGGGCTCGGGTGCTCGATCCGGTGGCGTCGGAGTTGCTGCGGTACCGGGAGGTTCGGGAGCAGTACGGGAGGGTGTTGGGGGTGGAGGCGGGGGTGCGGTGA
- the ettA gene encoding energy-dependent translational throttle protein EttA: MAEYIYTMRKTRKAIGDKVILDDVSLNFLPGAKIGVVGPNGAGKSTILKIMAGLEQPSNGDAFLSPGYTVGILLQEPPLTEDKTVLENVQEGVGEVKGKLDRFNEIAELMATDYSDALLEEMGKLQEELDHANAWDLDAQLEQAMDALGCPPGDWPVTNLSGGERRRVALCKLLLEAPDLLLLDEPTNHLDAESVNWLEQHLAKYDGTIVAVTHDRYFLDNVAGWICEVDRGRLHGYEGNYSKYLETKQTRLKVEGQKDAKRAKRLKEELEWVRSNAKGRQAKSKARLARYEEMAAEADKMRKLDFEEIQIPPGPRLGSIVVEVNNLSKGFGDKLLIDDLSFTLPRNGIVGVIGPNGAGKTTLFKMIQGLETPDSGSIKVGETVKISYVDQSRENIDPKKSLWAVVSDELDYINVGQVEMPSRAYVSAFGFKGPDQQKPAGVLSGGERNRLNLALTLKQGGNLLLLDEPTNDLDVETLGSLENALLEFPGAAVVVSHDRWFLDRVATHILAYEGESKWFWFEGNFESYEKNKIERLGPDAARPHRATYKKLTRG, translated from the coding sequence TTGGCTGAGTACATCTACACCATGCGCAAGACGCGCAAGGCAATCGGCGACAAGGTCATCCTTGACGACGTATCGCTGAACTTCCTGCCCGGCGCGAAGATCGGTGTGGTCGGCCCGAACGGTGCCGGTAAGTCGACCATTCTGAAGATCATGGCGGGGCTGGAGCAGCCCTCGAACGGTGACGCGTTCCTGTCGCCCGGGTACACCGTCGGCATCCTCTTGCAGGAGCCGCCGCTCACCGAGGACAAGACCGTCCTGGAGAACGTCCAGGAGGGCGTCGGCGAGGTCAAGGGCAAGCTCGACCGGTTCAACGAGATCGCCGAGCTCATGGCGACCGACTACAGCGATGCCCTGCTCGAAGAGATGGGCAAGCTCCAGGAGGAGCTCGACCACGCCAACGCGTGGGACCTCGACGCTCAGCTGGAGCAGGCCATGGACGCGCTCGGGTGCCCGCCCGGCGACTGGCCGGTCACCAACCTCTCCGGTGGTGAGCGGCGGCGCGTGGCGCTCTGCAAGCTGCTGCTGGAGGCCCCCGACCTGCTGCTGCTCGACGAGCCCACCAACCACCTCGACGCCGAGTCGGTGAACTGGCTGGAGCAGCACCTCGCCAAGTACGACGGCACCATCGTCGCCGTGACCCACGACCGGTACTTCCTGGACAACGTGGCCGGCTGGATCTGCGAGGTCGACCGCGGCCGGCTGCACGGCTACGAGGGCAACTACTCCAAGTACCTGGAGACCAAGCAGACCCGTCTCAAGGTCGAGGGGCAGAAGGACGCCAAGCGCGCCAAGCGGCTCAAGGAAGAGCTGGAGTGGGTGCGGTCGAACGCCAAGGGGCGGCAGGCCAAGTCCAAGGCGCGACTGGCTCGCTACGAGGAGATGGCGGCCGAGGCCGACAAGATGCGGAAGCTGGACTTCGAGGAGATCCAGATCCCGCCGGGCCCCCGCCTGGGCAGCATCGTCGTCGAGGTCAACAACCTCAGCAAGGGCTTCGGCGACAAGCTCCTCATCGATGATCTGAGCTTCACGCTGCCGCGTAACGGGATCGTCGGTGTCATCGGCCCCAACGGCGCCGGCAAGACCACGCTCTTCAAGATGATCCAGGGTCTGGAGACCCCGGACTCCGGTTCCATCAAGGTCGGCGAGACCGTCAAGATCTCGTACGTCGACCAGAGCCGCGAGAACATCGACCCGAAGAAGAGCCTCTGGGCCGTCGTCAGCGATGAGCTGGACTACATCAACGTCGGTCAGGTCGAGATGCCGTCGCGGGCGTATGTGTCCGCCTTCGGCTTCAAGGGCCCGGACCAGCAGAAGCCGGCCGGTGTGCTCTCCGGTGGTGAGCGCAACCGCCTCAACCTCGCGCTCACCCTCAAGCAGGGCGGCAACCTGCTGCTCCTCGACGAGCCGACCAACGACCTCGACGTCGAGACCCTCGGCTCGCTGGAGAACGCACTCCTCGAGTTCCCCGGTGCGGCCGTGGTCGTCTCCCACGACCGGTGGTTCCTGGACCGGGTGGCCACGCACATCCTCGCCTACGAGGGTGAGTCCAAGTGGTTCTGGTTCGAGGGCAACTTCGAGTCGTACGAGAAGAACAAGATCGAGCGGCTCGGCCCGGACGCCGCGCGTCCGCACCGCGCCACCTACAAGAAGCTGACCCGGGGCTGA
- a CDS encoding Cys-Gln thioester bond-forming surface protein, with protein sequence MFSSLTAPRTRRPARGRGVARLVAGTLMSGLVAAGVLAGAGTAAAGDGTAEIQGGATATIGGLKTYGTAVIHDDSGDLEVSAGLFEMAVEGGGMLQTYCVDLYNPTQRDAKYHETPWGGTSLGANKDAGKIRWILQNSYPQVNDLAALAEKAGVAGGLTEQDAAAGTQVAIWRYSDGADVDAADPQAEKLADYLHDSARSLAEPQASLTLSPAAVSGRSGGLLGPVTVRTDAGSVTVTPPADAATSGVRIVGKNGMDLTSAKNGSQIFFEVPEDAAAGTAELTVQASTTVPVGRAFTSESRSQTQILAGSSESTVSATASATWADKGAIPALSAAKNCAEGGIDVTAANEGDQPFAFELLGVEHSIPAGASQTVTVPLQEDQAYDFTITGPGGLEKRFTGVLDCQTQGNETSGDTTQTLSEPSPATVGGTATGTNLAETGASSVTPVITGVAVALVVIGGAALVLVQRRKQQG encoded by the coding sequence GTGTTTTCTTCGCTCACTGCGCCCAGGACGCGACGGCCGGCTCGCGGCCGAGGGGTGGCCCGGCTCGTCGCCGGGACGCTGATGTCCGGGCTGGTCGCGGCCGGGGTGCTGGCCGGTGCCGGCACGGCCGCGGCCGGTGACGGGACGGCAGAGATCCAGGGCGGGGCGACCGCCACCATAGGTGGCCTGAAGACGTACGGCACGGCCGTCATACACGACGACTCCGGGGACCTGGAGGTCTCGGCCGGTCTGTTCGAGATGGCCGTCGAGGGCGGCGGCATGCTCCAGACCTACTGCGTCGACCTCTACAACCCGACCCAGCGGGACGCCAAGTACCACGAGACGCCCTGGGGCGGCACCTCGCTGGGCGCCAACAAGGACGCCGGCAAGATCCGCTGGATCTTGCAGAACTCCTACCCGCAGGTGAACGACCTCGCGGCGCTCGCCGAGAAGGCGGGCGTCGCCGGCGGCCTCACCGAGCAGGACGCGGCGGCGGGCACGCAGGTCGCCATCTGGCGCTACTCGGACGGTGCCGACGTCGACGCCGCCGACCCGCAGGCCGAGAAGCTCGCCGACTACCTCCACGACAGTGCCCGGTCCCTGGCGGAGCCCCAGGCCTCGCTGACGCTCTCGCCGGCCGCGGTCTCCGGCCGCTCCGGCGGGCTGCTGGGGCCGGTGACGGTGCGCACCGACGCGGGCAGCGTGACGGTGACGCCACCGGCGGACGCCGCCACCAGCGGGGTGCGGATCGTCGGCAAGAACGGGATGGACCTCACCTCGGCGAAGAACGGCAGCCAGATCTTCTTCGAGGTCCCCGAGGACGCGGCGGCGGGCACGGCGGAGCTGACCGTGCAGGCCTCCACGACCGTGCCGGTGGGCCGTGCCTTCACCTCCGAGAGCAGGAGCCAGACGCAGATCCTGGCCGGTTCCAGTGAGTCGACGGTGTCGGCGACGGCGAGTGCGACCTGGGCCGACAAGGGGGCGATACCGGCCCTCTCCGCGGCGAAGAACTGCGCCGAGGGCGGCATCGACGTCACCGCGGCCAACGAGGGCGACCAGCCGTTCGCCTTCGAGCTGCTCGGGGTCGAGCACAGCATCCCGGCGGGGGCGTCGCAGACGGTGACCGTTCCGCTCCAGGAGGACCAGGCGTACGACTTCACGATCACCGGCCCCGGCGGCCTCGAGAAGCGCTTCACCGGCGTCCTCGACTGCCAGACCCAGGGCAACGAGACCAGCGGCGACACCACCCAGACCCTCAGCGAACCGAGCCCGGCGACCGTCGGCGGCACCGCCACCGGCACCAACCTCGCCGAGACCGGCGCGTCCAGCGTCACCCCGGTGATCACAGGCGTCGCGGTGGCCCTGGTGGTGATCGGCGGGGCGGCACTGGTGCTGGTACAGCGCCGCAAGCAGCAGGGCTGA
- a CDS encoding ABC transporter ATP-binding protein, with the protein MTTNPTLADLTTKATAARNTPGYGHDALITCDRLVRIFTTDGIEVQALQGLDLLVREGELMALVGASGSGKSTLMNILAGLDTPTAGAARVAGHDLLTMTAKDRLAYRRKTVGFVWQQTSRNLLPYLTAAQNITLPMQLAATRTARRAKSERALELLELLDIADCRDRHPHQMSGGQQQRVAIAVALANAPAVLLADEPTGELDSQTAEQIFAAFRTANEQLGTTIVIVTHDQAVAGEVRRTVAIRDGRTSTEVLRRSEVDATTGHETVVAREYAMLDRAGRLQLPAEYTEALGMRDRVALELEPDHIGVWPDDSDPN; encoded by the coding sequence GTGACCACCAATCCCACCCTCGCCGACCTGACCACCAAGGCCACCGCCGCCCGCAACACCCCCGGCTACGGCCACGACGCCCTCATCACCTGCGACCGGCTCGTCCGTATCTTCACCACGGACGGCATCGAGGTCCAGGCCCTCCAGGGCCTCGACCTCCTCGTGCGTGAGGGCGAGCTCATGGCCCTGGTCGGCGCGTCCGGCAGCGGCAAGTCCACCCTCATGAACATCCTCGCCGGCCTGGACACCCCCACCGCGGGCGCGGCCCGCGTCGCCGGTCACGACCTCCTCACCATGACCGCCAAGGACCGCCTCGCCTACCGCCGCAAAACCGTCGGCTTCGTCTGGCAGCAGACCTCCCGCAACCTGCTCCCCTACCTCACCGCGGCCCAGAACATCACGCTCCCGATGCAGCTCGCCGCCACCCGCACCGCACGCCGGGCGAAATCAGAACGCGCCCTGGAACTCCTGGAGTTGCTGGACATCGCGGACTGCCGGGACCGCCACCCCCACCAGATGTCGGGCGGTCAGCAACAGCGCGTGGCGATCGCCGTGGCCCTCGCCAACGCCCCCGCGGTCCTCCTCGCCGACGAGCCCACCGGCGAACTCGACTCCCAGACCGCGGAACAGATCTTCGCCGCCTTCCGCACCGCGAACGAACAGCTCGGCACCACCATCGTGATCGTCACCCACGACCAGGCGGTGGCCGGCGAGGTCCGCCGCACGGTCGCCATCCGGGACGGCCGCACCTCCACCGAGGTCCTGCGCCGCAGCGAGGTCGACGCCACGACCGGCCACGAGACGGTCGTGGCCCGCGAATACGCCATGCTCGACCGCGCCGGCCGCCTCCAGCTCCCCGCCGAGTACACCGAGGCTCTCGGCATGCGCGACCGCGTGGCCCTGGAACTGGAGCCCGACCACATCGGCGTATGGCCGGACGACAGCGACCCCAACTGA